DNA sequence from the Penicillium psychrofluorescens genome assembly, chromosome: 3 genome:
ACTTGCCCCTAGAAAACGCCAGAAAGCTCCACCATCCCCAACCCAGTACTCACTCGCTAGTAGAAACTCCAACGCACGCATAAACATCAAAGAGGGCAAGTGAGTTTGTTTTTTCAAAGTCCAGATTCAAAACACTGTCGCCGACCACTCCACTTGAAAAGACAATATTCGTATCACAtgagagaaaggagaagaagagggagagtTAGACATTGATGAGGTCGTCAAAGGTGTCGTCGGCAGAGAAGGCGTAAGAAGAATCGAGCGAGGTCTCCGAGTCACGGCGCAGCTGCTGCTCAAAGGCCTCCGCCGcggcagccgcagcagccggTTCCAGCTGCAGCGGGTCGTCAAAGCCGAACGAGAGGCCTGTGGGAACTGGTTGACGAGGAGTCGGGAGCATCTCAGCGGGTTCGGCCACGGGCACGGTGCCGGCATCGGGCAGCTCAGCAGAGACATCGGTCACCACCGCAGCCGCAGCTGCAGTAACCTGCGCGGTGTGGGGGTCGGCATTATTCTCGGTGATCTTGGTAACCATGTGAGACAGGTGGAGCTTGATTGCCTCGTCATTGCACTGAGCATGCTTGAGCAGCTCATTCTTGAGATTCAGCGCCTGTGATTTCAGATCATGGATCTCTTTGTGTAAATGCGCGTTCTTGTTCGACTGCTCCTTGAACCgcacctccagcagctgggtatgctccttcttcttctggcgaCACTTGCTGGCCGCCAGGCGGTTGCGCTCGAGGAACTTAGCCCGCTTCGCGTGCTCCTGGTGCGGCGAatcgtcgaggtcgaggtcaGGACTGAGACTGGCGGCCGCGGTCTTGGCCTCGCGGACTCGGCGACGCTGGGTGGCGTTGTCCGTGTCCAGGATACCGGAGACGTCGCGCGAGGTCTGGTCGTCGTAGGGCGGCGGGGTCGGCTGGCCGTTGCGCACCTGGGCGTTCTTGAGGTCGCGCTCGAGCGAGTTGGCAAACGCTGTAGCGTCGGTCTTCATGTCCCAGACTCCGCCCATGGACGGCGAGACGGGGCCGAGGTCCCAGAGCTGCTGGTCGTCTTCCATAGTGGACAGCCCTAGGATGTCACCCGAGGAAAAGGCCTTGGGGCAGGGCGAGGGGCCTCCGACGATGGTGTCGGAGGGAGGCAGGGTAACAGGGTTTCTGGATCTCTTTGCAGACATTGGCCCCATGCAGTCCCAGCGGGGGAAGTAAGGGTTGTGGGTGTTGTGCAGTCAGCAGTGGAAAGGGAAGGCGGGACTCTGTGCGTCTCTGTGTTTTGTCACATCACAGAggggggggaggagagagagagggagagagagcaAGACAGAGTGAAAAAGGACTGAAGCAAGTAGTCCACACCAATCATACGCCGGAGAGGAAAGTCTGCGGCGTCAAGACCCGGTGAACAGAGAGGCTTAGGAGGGtgaaggaagggagagaaCCACGGGTTGTGGGACTGCCGGTGCCTGAAGAAGCGCCTTGCGGTCGACGGAAACCACGGTCGGACAAGCGCTTCCTTCCCTCCGGTCCAGCAGATCCGGACGAAtcgcagcagaagcagccGATGGACTTGGCAGAGTGGCACAAAGGACGTGATACAGGGAAGTGGGGagaagcggaggaggatggatggagggggGAGACGGGgggaagaaacaagaaaagagTAAGATGGCATGATCAAAGTAGCGGGGGTGAAGAAACAAGGAAAGAGTCAGATGGCATGATCACAGTCAACGATGCTAATCAGAAGTATAATGGAGcttccagaacatccccATTTGACATCACCAAGTCGAGAGCTACGTATAGACCTGGTGGATCCCCGGTGGGTCGAGTCCAGCACAGGAACCAGCAGAGCGACGGGATTGAATGCCGTCCACTCACGGGGCTGCATTTCCGGCCGAGTGGGACGACCGTGAACTACACCCCGACAACTGGCTTTGGGAAAATAGCAAAGGATGTGGGAGTTAATCATGCAGACActaagatatatatactCTGGTACGGtcggggagaaggagaatcaCCCACCACGTCCTGACTACTCAGTCGtccgacggcggcggcatcttcatcCGGGCAGGATACCCATATCGTGCCCACAACTTCAGCTGGCGGCTCACGTTGCGCCAGTTTAGAATCAACAATTCCGCCACGCGctgctcctccacctcctgCTCCACATCCTCACTCTGCAAGACCACGCCGGCGCCCCGGGCCCGCTCATCAGCCCCGAGGAGCAACGGTCCAAACACCCGCGCCAGACCATCTACAGTGGGCAGGCTCGCCACTACATCCTCCGGAATGGCAGTCCCGGCTTGCCGTTGGCGCTCCATGCGCTCGACCGTTCTCTCGGTCTCATGAACCAGTCCCGTCAGCAGCCCAAACACCGCGCAGATAAGGGCGCACTGCATCTCACTCGTCTGCGCGGTGATCGCCAGGGCAATCAATTGCACCCGGGCGGAAGTCTTCGGGGAGAGCGCGGCGAGGGAGTTTTGCATGTGCGGCAAAGGGTCCTCGGGGGCGGGGGCGAAATAGATGGCTTTCAGGGTCTGGTACAGATGGATAGACCCGAGGGTCCCACCCGGCAGACCCGCAAGCAATTTCTTGAGTACCCAGCAGACGCTGAGCACGGGCGCGGCCTCTTGACCGGCTGAACGAGTCTCCAAGTGTGGCATGGCGATCACTCGCATCGTCAGCGCGATCTTGGGTTCGTCCTTCTCCGCCAAGAGGACCTGGCTGGCGAAATAGTCATAGAGGCGGGCCGCAGCTTTGAGATCTCCCGGCTCCACAAACAGATCGGCTGTGTTGGGCCC
Encoded proteins:
- a CDS encoding uncharacterized protein (ID:PFLUO_005022-T1.cds;~source:funannotate), encoding MSAKRSRNPVTLPPSDTIVGGPSPCPKAFSSGDILGLSTMEDDQQLWDLGPVSPSMGGVWDMKTDATAFANSLERDLKNAQVRNGQPTPPPYDDQTSRDVSGILDTDNATQRRRVREAKTAAASLSPDLDLDDSPHQEHAKRAKFLERNRLAASKCRQKKKEHTQLLEVRFKEQSNKNAHLHKEIHDLKSQALNLKNELLKHAQCNDEAIKLHLSHMVTKITENNADPHTAQVTAAAAAVVTDVSAELPDAGTVPVAEPAEMLPTPRQPVPTGLSFGFDDPLQLEPAAAAAAAEAFEQQLRRDSETSLDSSYAFSADDTFDDLINV